The DNA window TCCATTGGAAATGTTATCATTGCTAAACTCCCATTCTGTTTCCAGCTGCAACTATATGACAAAGCTATGCAATGCCGCCAAGGCTCTGGGAGAAATGCAAGGTGTTCATGCTGGAAAAGCAATCACTCATTAAAGAGAGCTCTAGTGGAGTGACCGTAATGAGCTGTGGATTTTTCTAGTCACCTGCTCCCTGTCTGATGATAACAGGACACCTTTTTCTAAACAGGGGGCCTTCCAGTCCGCAGTGGAAGTTTGCTCTTAAGTCACATGTTCTTTACTTCTCTACCTGGCTTACTTGGTACTGCTGTGATTGCTTTTCCAGTGAAATGAAGCATACTATCCCCAAGTTCTGCCATCTGAGGCCCCGGCTCTGAAAGCTTTGAATTAACTCATTCACAAAGTGCAGCAACTGGAAATCATGACGCCTTTGGTTTCCTGAACTTGTTGAGCTAAAACTGAAAGCATAAAGGTTGGCTGAAGTCAAATGGAATCTTAGACTAAAGTCTGATTATTCCACGTGAAGCATTTTAAACCTCCCTTAGGAGGAAaagtctgtttgcttgtttgtttgtttgtttgtttgttttttcagatcAAGTACAGCATGCATCTGATCATTGACTCCTGAATGTTAGAACATCACTAAGAGTACATTTCTAATTTCTCATGGCATAATTAGTAAGAATTTGAGGTGATAGATATGTTAATTAGCTTAGTTTGATCATTTTTCATGGCACTACAAAATCACATTATTGTTTCATATGTCCTAAGTATAACTCACCAAAGTTTGCCAATATATGATgatgagaaacaaataaaaaagaaaatatataatggaACACATTAGTATTGAGGCATTTCAAATCATTGGCTGAGGCTTAATCTTAGAAATACCAGTGTTCCCATGGGGTATAATTCAATAGTTACTGGTACAGGTCCATATTATTGGTATGGTGCTCTTGTAGTACCTGTGTGAGATTAATACTAATCCAGTGATTATGTCTTGGAAGGTAAGATTCAGAGAGCATGCTCGGATGGTTAGCTGAGAGTTGAGACACCAGGAAGAATGAAGCAGGGTTGTGTATTGGCTTCTTTCCTGCCTTGGAGAGAAGTGACTGACATTTAGACCTCAGACATGCCTTCCAAAGTCATTCACTGCACAGTGAGGACCTGCTGGCCTGCCAGTGTCCTGCTGGGGGATGAGTGTCCTGGTAACTCAGACAGAAGAGGTGATGGCCAAAGTTGTGGCTGGAGAGACCATCCACACTGATATTGGTAAAGAAAGGGCTATTTATTTAGGAAAGATGACCATCGAATCACCAGACAGGAGAAAGTTGAGAAAACAGACCCTCATGACCACAAGAGGAAATCACTGTGATTCTCTATGCAGCCTAGTGTTCAGCAGGGCCTTCTCAAACATTTCCCCCTTGCTAAGCATCTACAGTTGCAGATGAACCATTGCTGGTGTTGTAATAactctttctccccttttctgaATGGCATTCAGGCCAGAGTCTCTGATGTTCTGAAGGCACCCAATTTAGTGCTACATTCTCTGGGCGGGAATGTGGGTCATCTGTCTGTTTATGGCAGGCAATGCTGTGCGATTTGATCTCATAGCTGAGCAGATGAAGACATTTTCCTGTCAAAGAGAGTTCTGGAACCATTATTGCATCTGTCCAGCACCAGCAGCTCTCAGTACAGCGATCACACATGTGttctaatcttattttattttatttcctggtATGACTGTGATTAGAGGTTCAAAGACAATTGTGAGTCTTCTGTGgtgcttcccctttctccttttctctctggcaCAGCGGCCTGGGAATTCTATGTACATACCTGGAGTTAGAACAGCACTGGAGTTCTCTGACGTGGCTGTCCTTCCTTGATTTCCAGAAGGGTGAGACGTTTGTAGAGTGTTCCCAACCTCCCCTTTAAAGTACACTTTCTCAGGGGCTTGGAAATCTTATGGTGAAGTGAAGCTCTCCACATTCCCTCTAAAGGACACAGCTTCTACTCTGGAGGCCAACAGGGGGTGTACCcacagcgcgcgcgcgcacacacacacacacacacacacacacacacacacacacacacagagcttccaCGATGAAGGCCAGTGGGGGGGTGCACACAGTAAAAGGAGTTTTTAAGAAAAGTTGCACATAGTGTAATTTTAATCCATTCCATTTTAAATACcacaataaatttaattttcacaatAAATTAAATAGCCATATTCAGTTTACAAAATAGAATTACTTAGTGTGAAACTgatatttacatcatttacaGTATGTACAGGACATTTCTCTTTGCTGACATACACGTGGAAGTGAAAGGACTGGACTTGCCGGCACATGATTGACATGCTACAGATGATACCATGGTCCAAACAAGGAAACAAGAGTGCAAAATCACCATAGGAACTTTGGAACAACGTCCATTTTATGAGATAAGacagtcttttaaataaaaagaaaatagtgtatTCTGTTTTCATGGCACCAATCCAGTATCTGGATTAAAAAGCCAGCTTCACCttaggacaaaacaaaaacaaaaacaaaaacaaaacagaaatgcaaaACCATAAAACTGAACCGTCTACTTCCTGAAGCTTTGTAGCCACTGGTACATTTTCACACATTCATCTTTTGGCTTAAACCTATGAAAACGGCGGGTGACACGTTCCGAATCAAAGGAAGACTAACTCTTGAGAATATCTGAAGTCACTTTCCCCCAGTCCCACCACCTCCTCTTCTCATTTGTCAATAGCTTAAAAGATGCAACTATGCAGGCAGCcacttagtatttattttattttttgtaaagtttcagtagaaattaaaaagaattgaTCTTATATTTGGTCACACACTGCATATGTACAAGTATTCATGGAGAAATGAACTGGGGAGCTGCGTCTGGGAAAGTGCGTATTTTAATTGAGAGGAGATGCCATGTGTCTCCAGGTACAACACATGGTGTTGTACAATGTGATATTTTAGGGCCAGTTCAATGTCCTCCCAGTGATCTGGTAAAATTTTTGATTAAAAGGATGAAAGAATTTGCGCAATTTGGTAATGACGGAGGGGTCTACCTCTGGATGGATGCGCCCCTTGCTGCCCGCCAGGCACTTATTAAAGATAATGTTAAATCGCAAACAGTAAAACCCTCTGGTAGCATTGAAATATAAATTGTACTGACTTATCCTCGGAGGAAGGTTTAAGAACTTCTCCACGAGCTGTAGTTCAGGCAGAGGCTCGGTGATGAGGCGGTCTCCGTCCACGACGTGGAACTGTTCAATCGGAAAATACTTGAGCCAGCGCTCTAGATGTTTGGTGTAGATGCTGGTCCTAACCGCTTTGTATTTTGTGTTCACCTCGCAGGTGTTAGGGTCTATGGCTAGCTTTTCGAACTTatagtatgttttgtttttcctttccttcccctctagCACCTGAGTGTAATCAGAAATCGCTCGTGTGGTCGGCTCCCTGACAATGATCAACAGCTTGATAGATGAGTTCATTTTGTAAATCCTTTCT is part of the Peromyscus leucopus breed LL Stock chromosome 8a, UCI_PerLeu_2.1, whole genome shotgun sequence genome and encodes:
- the Hs3st5 gene encoding heparan sulfate glucosamine 3-O-sulfotransferase 5, encoding MLFKQQVWLRQKLLVLGSLAVGSLLYLVARVGSLDRLQPICPVESRFGGAHSQAEFPLRALQFKRGLLHEFRKGNTSKEQVRLHDLVQQLPKAIIIGVRKGGTRALLEMLNLHPAVVKASQEIHFFDNDENYAKGIEWYRKKMPFSYPQQITIEKSPAYFITEEVPERIYKMNSSIKLLIIVREPTTRAISDYTQVLEGKERKNKTYYKFEKLAIDPNTCEVNTKYKAVRTSIYTKHLERWLKYFPIEQFHVVDGDRLITEPLPELQLVEKFLNLPPRISQYNLYFNATRGFYCLRFNIIFNKCLAGSKGRIHPEVDPSVITKLRKFFHPFNQKFYQITGRTLNWP